The Nocardioides salarius genome includes a region encoding these proteins:
- a CDS encoding tyrosine-type recombinase/integrase, with translation MSGPLLLPTWEQLGVRPQVVATMRRYLEQIGCVLRPGSVAGADLALRSFAAYLVEAAPEVTSIAQVTRRHVEDYKPWLAARPGQNKDRVTTATLAHRLGTLRMFFVRIDEWGWDQAPPRVPMFPGDLPRQDHPLPKALDDAAAAKLLRAAQAEPRLLVRVTIEVLLRTGLRVSEFTALSADAVVQIGAAPWLHVPVGKLREDRYLPLHPHLVVLIEQYRSAHVPAEHPLLLPRENGRALDRHTVTRFINKAGTAAGLAHIHPHQLRHTLATQAINRGMSLEAIAAMLGHRSMDMTLRYAKIANRTVADEYFAVTDQVDALYAKTEPLPADAIGPKMARLRREHHRLLGNGHCTRPAELDCAFESICENCSFFQTSIEFRPTLQAQHDDAEKKGQHHRADLFNQLLTGLTEGEAS, from the coding sequence GTGAGCGGGCCGCTGCTGCTGCCGACCTGGGAGCAGCTGGGCGTGCGCCCGCAGGTGGTGGCCACGATGCGCCGCTACCTGGAGCAGATCGGATGCGTGCTGCGTCCGGGCAGCGTCGCTGGCGCCGACCTGGCGCTGCGCTCGTTCGCGGCGTACTTGGTCGAGGCCGCCCCGGAGGTCACCAGCATCGCCCAGGTCACCCGGCGCCACGTCGAGGACTACAAGCCCTGGCTGGCGGCCCGTCCGGGCCAGAACAAGGACCGGGTCACCACCGCGACCCTGGCACACCGGCTCGGCACACTGCGGATGTTCTTCGTCCGCATCGATGAGTGGGGCTGGGACCAGGCACCACCACGGGTGCCGATGTTCCCCGGCGACCTGCCCCGCCAAGACCATCCGTTGCCCAAGGCGCTCGACGATGCCGCGGCCGCGAAGCTGCTCCGCGCCGCCCAGGCCGAGCCCCGGCTGCTGGTCCGCGTCACCATCGAGGTGCTCCTGCGCACCGGGCTGCGGGTCAGCGAGTTCACCGCGCTGTCTGCCGACGCTGTGGTCCAGATCGGTGCCGCACCCTGGCTGCACGTCCCGGTCGGCAAGCTGCGCGAGGACCGCTACCTGCCGCTTCACCCGCACCTGGTGGTTCTCATCGAGCAGTACCGCAGCGCTCACGTGCCCGCCGAACACCCGCTGCTGCTGCCCCGGGAGAACGGACGAGCGCTGGACCGCCACACCGTCACCAGGTTCATCAACAAGGCCGGCACCGCAGCCGGATTGGCGCACATCCACCCCCACCAGCTGCGACACACCCTGGCCACCCAAGCCATCAACCGCGGCATGTCGCTCGAGGCGATCGCAGCGATGCTCGGCCACCGCAGCATGGACATGACGCTGCGCTACGCCAAGATCGCCAACCGCACCGTGGCCGACGAGTACTTCGCCGTCACCGACCAGGTCGACGCCCTCTACGCCAAGACCGAACCGCTGCCCGCCGACGCCATCGGACCCAAAATGGCCCGGCTGCGCCGCGAGCACCACCGACTCCTCGGCAACGGCCACTGCACCCGCCCCGCCGAGCTGGACTGCGCCTTCGAGTCGATCTGCGAGAACTGCAGCTTCTTCCAAACCAGCATCGAGTTCCGACCCACACTCCAGGCCCAGCACGACGACGCCGAGAAGAAGGGCCAACACCACCGAGCCGACCTCTTCAACCAGCTCCTCACCGGCCTCACGGAAGGCGAAGCATCATGA
- a CDS encoding 5'-3' exonuclease: MLLDTASMYFRAFFGVPEILAPDGTTPVNAVRGLLDFITRLVDEYRPTDLVCCWDDDWRPQWRVDLVPTYKSHRVEEEVETAPDVEEVPDPLQVQVPIIRDVLAAYGIKVVGAPEAEADDVIGTLATGAGQPVDIVTGDRDLFQLVDDEADVRVLYIARGVGRHERVDNAWVRAKYDVEAAQYADFSTMRGDASDGLPGVKGVGEKTAATLLARHGDMAGIIAAAEDPDSGMGPGPRAKIKAAADYLAVAPEVVAVRRSLDLERTGFALPHSPADPDRLAELAERWGLDSPVERLNAVLATL, translated from the coding sequence ATGCTCCTCGACACCGCCTCCATGTACTTCCGTGCCTTCTTCGGGGTGCCGGAGATCCTGGCCCCCGACGGGACCACCCCGGTCAACGCCGTGCGGGGCCTGCTCGACTTCATCACCCGGCTCGTCGACGAGTACCGCCCCACCGACCTGGTCTGCTGCTGGGACGACGACTGGCGCCCGCAGTGGCGCGTCGACCTGGTGCCGACCTACAAGTCGCACCGTGTCGAGGAGGAGGTCGAGACCGCCCCCGACGTCGAGGAGGTCCCCGACCCGCTGCAGGTGCAGGTCCCGATCATCCGCGACGTGCTGGCCGCCTACGGCATCAAGGTCGTCGGTGCCCCCGAGGCGGAGGCCGACGACGTGATCGGCACGCTCGCCACCGGCGCCGGCCAGCCGGTCGACATCGTCACCGGCGACCGCGACCTCTTCCAGCTCGTCGACGACGAGGCCGACGTGCGGGTGCTCTACATCGCCCGCGGGGTGGGCAGGCACGAGCGGGTCGACAACGCGTGGGTGCGGGCCAAGTACGACGTCGAGGCCGCACAGTACGCCGACTTCTCCACCATGCGCGGGGACGCCTCCGACGGCCTGCCCGGGGTCAAGGGCGTCGGTGAGAAGACCGCGGCGACGCTGCTGGCCCGCCACGGCGACATGGCCGGCATCATCGCCGCCGCCGAGGATCCCGACTCCGGGATGGGCCCGGGCCCGCGGGCGAAGATCAAGGCCGCGGCCGACTACCTGGCCGTGGCGCCCGAGGTCGTGGCCGTACGCCGCTCGCTCGACCTCGAGCGCACTGGCTTCGCGCTGCCGCACTCCCCCGCCGACCCCGACCGTCTCGCCGAGCTGGCCGAGCGGTGGGGCCTCGACAGCCCCGTCGAGCGTCTCAACGCGGTCCTCGCCACCCTCTGA
- a CDS encoding AMP-binding protein, translating to MAETLVAHLEDAARRRPDGPAWTFDLGAGGCTTWTFGDVAATSASYAAALAARGVGAGDRVGVMLGNTADSPLVWLALQRLGAAAVPLNVRYRHDDLGHVLADSGARLMVAAPEHHELVRSAADLTGGVEVLSPADLEGSAEPAPAADDPDAVVNVQYTSGTTGRPKGCLLTHRYWTTLGGSMVEEFPRLGADDVMLTAQPFHYVDPQWNVAAALMAGAHLVVLDGFHPSTFWAKVREHRVTYFYCLASMPTLLLRMPPDPLDREHAVRVVQCSAIPPALHADLEARWGVGWYEAFGMTETGADIRVGADEHAALVGTGCLGRPAAHREVRLDEQGQLWLRGPGMMLGYLGLEPPFDADGWFPTGDLARLDDVGRVYLTGRLKDMIRRSGENIAAVEVEEVLLAHPAVRLAAVVGVPDDVRGEEVMAFVVAPGADEHELARWCAERLAPFKVPSRWALRDDLPLTASHRVEKARLRAEAVRVATPGTVGGAR from the coding sequence GTGGCTGAGACCCTCGTGGCGCACCTCGAGGACGCCGCCCGGCGCCGGCCCGACGGGCCCGCCTGGACCTTCGACCTGGGCGCCGGGGGCTGCACGACGTGGACCTTCGGCGACGTCGCCGCGACCAGCGCGTCGTACGCCGCCGCCCTCGCCGCCCGTGGTGTCGGCGCCGGCGACCGCGTCGGCGTGATGCTCGGCAACACCGCCGACTCGCCGCTGGTCTGGCTGGCGCTGCAGCGGCTGGGGGCCGCGGCGGTGCCGCTCAACGTGCGCTACCGCCACGACGACCTGGGCCACGTGCTCGCTGACTCCGGGGCGCGCCTGATGGTCGCCGCACCCGAGCACCACGAGCTGGTGCGCAGCGCCGCCGACCTCACCGGCGGCGTCGAGGTCCTCTCCCCTGCGGACCTGGAAGGGTCGGCCGAGCCGGCGCCCGCCGCCGACGACCCCGACGCGGTCGTCAACGTGCAGTACACCTCCGGCACGACGGGGCGGCCCAAGGGCTGCCTGCTGACCCACCGCTACTGGACGACGCTGGGCGGCTCGATGGTCGAGGAGTTCCCCCGCCTGGGCGCCGACGACGTGATGCTCACCGCGCAGCCCTTCCACTACGTCGACCCCCAGTGGAACGTCGCGGCCGCCCTGATGGCCGGCGCCCACCTGGTCGTCCTCGACGGCTTCCACCCCTCGACCTTCTGGGCCAAGGTGCGCGAGCACCGCGTCACCTACTTCTACTGCCTGGCCTCGATGCCGACCCTCCTGCTGCGGATGCCGCCCGACCCGCTCGACCGCGAGCACGCCGTGCGCGTCGTGCAGTGCTCTGCCATCCCCCCGGCGCTGCACGCCGACCTCGAGGCCCGGTGGGGCGTGGGCTGGTACGAGGCGTTCGGGATGACCGAGACCGGCGCAGACATCCGCGTGGGTGCCGACGAGCACGCCGCCCTGGTCGGCACCGGCTGCCTGGGCCGCCCCGCCGCGCACCGCGAGGTCCGTCTCGACGAGCAGGGCCAGCTGTGGCTGCGCGGCCCGGGGATGATGCTGGGCTACCTGGGGCTGGAGCCGCCCTTCGACGCCGACGGCTGGTTCCCCACCGGCGACCTGGCCCGCCTCGACGACGTCGGTCGGGTCTACCTGACCGGTCGGCTCAAGGACATGATCCGGCGCAGCGGCGAGAACATCGCCGCCGTCGAGGTCGAGGAGGTCCTGCTGGCCCACCCGGCCGTGCGCCTCGCGGCCGTCGTCGGGGTGCCCGACGACGTGCGCGGCGAGGAGGTGATGGCCTTCGTGGTGGCCCCCGGGGCCGACGAGCACGAGCTGGCGCGGTGGTGCGCGGAGCGCCTCGCGCCCTTCAAGGTGCCCAGCCGCTGGGCGCTGCGCGACGACCTCCCGCTCACCGCCTCGCACCGCGTCGAGAAGGCCCGGCTGCGCGCCGAGGCCGTCCGCGTCGCGACGCCCGGCACGGTGGGAGGAGCCCGGTGA
- a CDS encoding amidohydrolase, translated as MKADLLLTNARVRTLEGPGRDHVARSVAIWRDRVVAVDDDVAAHRVLDLDGAVVAPGFHDAHNHMAWFGQSLDEVDLRLPSLEALYDAVAARARDLPPDAWVVGAGYDENKIGAHPDRDGLDRAAGGRRVWLRHTSGHMCVVSSALLDDLGLGDAAVEVPGGRVVVDGRGRPTGLLQEQAQHLVNDLVLPYPVAGLVDAIERAGQVYLGQGLTSVVEAGVGGGWIGRSPVEVAAYQEARAQGRLPLRVELMVAADVLRPLQGHADDDLGLGLDLGIRTGLGDDRLRLGPVKIFSDGSLIGHTCALTDEFADTPGEKGYLQDDADALRERILGAHRSGWRVAAHAIGDAAIDLVLDAYDEAQRRWPRADVRHRIEHFGVSRTDQVARAAALGVVPVPQGRFVGEIGDGMLRALGPERASWIYRYRSLLDAGIVAPASSDRPVVDGTPLKGIHDMVNRRTDSGQECGPEEAISGLEALTAYTLGSAHASHQEHEKGTIAPGKLADLVVLDDDPAAVSPRVIRDIQVLRTFLGGEVVWEA; from the coding sequence GTGAAGGCCGACCTGCTGCTCACCAACGCGCGGGTCCGCACCCTGGAGGGCCCGGGCCGCGACCACGTGGCCCGCAGCGTGGCGATCTGGCGCGACCGGGTCGTGGCCGTCGACGACGACGTGGCCGCCCACCGGGTGCTCGACCTCGACGGGGCCGTGGTCGCCCCCGGCTTCCACGACGCCCACAACCACATGGCCTGGTTCGGGCAGTCGCTCGACGAGGTCGACCTGCGCCTGCCCAGCCTCGAGGCGCTGTACGACGCCGTGGCCGCCCGGGCCCGCGACCTGCCGCCCGACGCGTGGGTGGTCGGCGCCGGCTACGACGAGAACAAGATCGGTGCGCACCCCGACCGCGACGGGCTCGACCGGGCCGCCGGCGGCCGCCGGGTCTGGCTGCGGCACACCTCGGGGCACATGTGCGTGGTCAGCAGCGCCCTGCTCGACGACCTCGGGCTGGGCGACGCGGCGGTGGAGGTGCCCGGCGGGCGCGTCGTCGTCGACGGCCGCGGGCGGCCCACCGGGCTGCTGCAGGAGCAGGCCCAGCACCTGGTCAACGACCTGGTGCTTCCCTACCCCGTGGCCGGGCTGGTCGACGCGATCGAGCGGGCCGGGCAGGTCTACCTGGGCCAGGGCCTGACCTCGGTGGTCGAGGCCGGCGTGGGCGGCGGGTGGATCGGACGCAGCCCGGTCGAGGTGGCGGCGTACCAGGAGGCCCGGGCGCAGGGCCGGCTGCCGCTGCGCGTGGAGCTGATGGTGGCCGCCGACGTGCTGCGCCCCCTGCAGGGCCACGCCGACGACGACCTGGGGCTCGGGCTCGACCTCGGCATCCGCACCGGGCTCGGCGACGACCGGCTGCGACTGGGACCGGTGAAGATCTTCTCCGACGGCTCGCTGATCGGGCACACCTGCGCCCTGACCGACGAGTTCGCCGACACCCCCGGCGAGAAGGGCTACCTGCAGGACGACGCCGACGCGCTGCGCGAGCGGATCCTCGGGGCGCACCGCTCGGGGTGGCGAGTCGCGGCGCACGCGATCGGCGACGCCGCCATCGACCTCGTCCTCGACGCCTACGACGAGGCGCAGCGGCGCTGGCCGCGCGCCGACGTGCGCCACCGCATCGAGCACTTCGGCGTCTCGCGGACCGACCAGGTCGCCCGGGCCGCGGCCCTGGGCGTGGTGCCGGTGCCGCAGGGGCGCTTCGTCGGCGAGATCGGCGACGGCATGCTGCGAGCGCTCGGACCGGAGCGGGCCTCGTGGATCTACCGCTACCGCTCGCTGCTCGACGCCGGCATCGTCGCGCCGGCCAGCTCCGACCGGCCGGTCGTCGACGGCACCCCGCTGAAGGGCATCCACGACATGGTCAACCGGCGCACCGACTCCGGCCAGGAGTGCGGCCCCGAGGAGGCGATCAGCGGCCTCGAGGCGCTCACGGCGTACACGCTCGGCTCGGCGCACGCCTCGCACCAGGAGCACGAGAAGGGGACCATCGCGCCCGGGAAGCTCGCCGACCTCGTCGTGCTCGACGACGACCCGGCGGCCGTGTCCCCCCGGGTGATCCGCGACATCCAGGTCCTGCGTACCTTCCTGGGAGGAGAGGTGGTGTGGGAAGCATGA
- a CDS encoding enoyl-CoA hydratase/isomerase family protein — MQPVEYSHDRSAGPGVALVHLNRPERLNAVDEALTRGLVAALERALAEDARAVVLAGRGRAFCAGHDLKAEPPVETPLQTRERLEEIQDVTRLVRRFPGPVVAAVHGYALGAGCEFALACDVVVAAEDAVLGFPEVSVGLSVTGGVSRLLPVLVGWARAKELLLLGERVSGSEAAAMGLVARAVPSGTHEEVALDLATRMAQRPALALSLAKRVLDGGLDSTLEEAMGREVEHAVLTSLSGEGEAPREGFGRG; from the coding sequence GTGCAGCCGGTCGAGTACAGCCACGACAGGTCCGCGGGGCCCGGGGTGGCGCTGGTCCACCTCAACCGGCCCGAGCGGCTCAACGCCGTCGACGAGGCGCTGACCCGTGGCCTGGTGGCCGCGCTGGAGCGCGCCCTCGCGGAGGACGCACGTGCGGTGGTGCTCGCGGGACGCGGACGCGCCTTCTGCGCCGGCCACGACCTCAAGGCCGAGCCGCCGGTCGAGACGCCGCTGCAGACCCGCGAGCGGCTCGAGGAGATCCAGGACGTCACCCGGCTGGTGCGCCGCTTCCCCGGCCCCGTCGTGGCCGCGGTGCACGGCTACGCCCTCGGGGCCGGCTGCGAGTTCGCCCTGGCCTGCGACGTCGTCGTGGCCGCCGAGGACGCCGTCCTCGGGTTCCCCGAGGTCTCGGTCGGCCTCTCGGTGACCGGCGGGGTCTCGCGGCTGCTGCCGGTGCTGGTGGGCTGGGCCCGCGCCAAGGAGCTGCTCCTGCTGGGCGAGCGGGTCTCGGGCAGCGAGGCCGCCGCGATGGGGCTGGTCGCGCGCGCGGTGCCCAGCGGCACCCACGAGGAGGTCGCCCTCGACCTGGCCACGCGGATGGCCCAGCGCCCCGCGCTGGCGCTCTCGCTGGCCAAACGGGTGCTCGACGGCGGGCTGGACTCCACCCTCGAGGAGGCGATGGGCCGCGAGGTCGAGCACGCCGTGCTGACCTCGCTCTCCGGCGAGGGCGAGGCGCCGCGCGAGGGGTTCGGTCGTGGCTGA
- a CDS encoding Lrp/AsnC family transcriptional regulator, whose amino-acid sequence MSHPGVEATDRKILALLAHDGRMSFTDLGKATGLSTSAVHQRVKRLEQRDLIQGYGATINHAEIGVPLAAFISIRPIDPSQPDDCAARLEHIEEIESCWSVAGEESYVLLVRCTSPAALEDLLARVRAAANVSTRTTIVLTTYYENRPVTGTGEDPEA is encoded by the coding sequence GTGAGCCATCCCGGAGTCGAGGCGACCGACCGCAAGATCTTGGCCCTGCTGGCCCACGACGGCCGGATGTCCTTCACCGACCTGGGCAAGGCGACGGGCCTGTCGACGTCGGCGGTGCACCAGCGCGTCAAGCGGCTCGAGCAGCGCGACCTGATCCAGGGCTACGGCGCGACGATCAACCACGCCGAGATCGGGGTGCCGCTCGCCGCCTTCATCTCCATCCGCCCGATCGACCCCTCGCAGCCCGACGACTGCGCGGCCCGCCTCGAGCACATCGAGGAGATCGAGTCGTGCTGGTCGGTGGCGGGGGAGGAGTCCTACGTGCTGCTGGTGCGCTGCACCTCCCCGGCCGCGCTGGAGGACCTGCTCGCCCGGGTGCGCGCCGCGGCCAACGTCTCGACCCGCACCACCATCGTGCTGACGACCTACTACGAGAACCGCCCGGTCACCGGCACCGGCGAGGACCCGGAGGCCTGA
- a CDS encoding HNH endonuclease signature motif containing protein has translation MLIETDLAGGPVRVDDLDRDSVLWFAEQAKAREAAAALAVLHATIRWCETNTVDDPKWAAGFGEVGGDLDCPEKIGGDGRPMVAAFSAEPLAAAMEISTTAALTLMADALELAHRLPRVMARVEALEVPVWRARSIAQATSSLSPDAAAYVDAEIAARAHRVGPVVLARLVETARARYDTDAHQEAEQQARESWDVTLTHGDGRDQRWLGTSWMQITGDTATLADLHDLVGRVAHDLLATHPDLPLARRRVLALQVIVDRARAHGESPAPSRPYKAYVHLTATPEGEITPLGRVEDLGPATSAMIRDWLTGARVTVTPVLDPDRGDPVDAHDPPQWMRELVVQRDQHCVFPDCRRPARRCDLDHIDPYDPHGPPGQTHPGNLAPLCRRHHRAKTTTDPTKRWRYRRMDHGHYTWTGPQDQRLVVVPGIGTYSSSVTPE, from the coding sequence ATGCTGATCGAGACGGACCTCGCGGGTGGTCCGGTTCGGGTCGATGACCTGGACCGGGACTCGGTGCTGTGGTTCGCCGAGCAGGCCAAGGCACGCGAGGCCGCCGCAGCGCTGGCGGTGCTGCACGCCACGATCCGCTGGTGCGAGACCAACACCGTCGACGATCCCAAGTGGGCGGCGGGGTTCGGGGAGGTCGGGGGCGACCTGGACTGTCCGGAGAAGATCGGTGGGGACGGGCGCCCGATGGTCGCGGCGTTCTCCGCCGAACCCCTCGCCGCAGCGATGGAGATCTCCACCACCGCCGCCCTGACCCTCATGGCCGACGCGCTCGAGCTGGCGCACCGGCTGCCGCGGGTGATGGCACGAGTCGAGGCCCTCGAGGTGCCCGTGTGGCGCGCACGCAGCATCGCCCAAGCCACCTCGTCGCTCTCCCCCGACGCGGCCGCCTACGTCGACGCTGAGATCGCCGCCCGCGCCCACCGGGTCGGCCCCGTGGTGCTGGCCCGGCTCGTCGAGACCGCCCGGGCCCGCTACGACACCGACGCCCATCAAGAGGCCGAGCAGCAGGCGCGGGAGTCGTGGGACGTGACGCTGACCCACGGCGACGGCCGCGACCAGCGGTGGTTGGGGACCTCGTGGATGCAGATCACCGGCGACACCGCCACCCTGGCCGACCTCCACGACCTGGTGGGGCGTGTCGCCCACGACCTGCTGGCCACCCACCCCGACTTGCCCCTGGCGCGGCGTCGGGTGCTGGCGCTGCAGGTCATCGTCGACCGGGCCCGCGCCCACGGCGAGAGCCCCGCACCGAGCCGGCCGTACAAGGCCTACGTGCACCTCACCGCGACCCCCGAGGGCGAGATCACACCCCTGGGGCGAGTGGAGGACCTCGGCCCCGCGACCAGCGCGATGATCCGCGACTGGCTCACCGGCGCCCGGGTCACGGTGACCCCGGTCCTCGACCCCGACCGCGGCGACCCCGTCGATGCCCACGACCCGCCGCAGTGGATGCGCGAGCTGGTCGTCCAGCGCGACCAGCACTGCGTCTTCCCCGACTGCCGCCGCCCCGCCAGGCGCTGCGACCTCGACCACATCGACCCCTACGACCCCCACGGACCACCCGGCCAGACACACCCAGGCAACCTCGCCCCACTCTGCCGGCGACATCACCGCGCCAAGACCACCACCGACCCCACCAAACGATGGCGCTACCGACGCATGGACCACGGCCACTACACCTGGACCGGACCCCAGGACCAACGACTCGTCGTCGTCCCCGGCATCGGCACCTACTCCTCCTCGGTGACTCCGGAGTAG
- a CDS encoding tyrosine-type recombinase/integrase, which translates to MARLGMPLVDDYLEFLEGRCRPNTVLAAAYDLRVFFAVVAKPAHEVRAGDVLGFITAQRTGRTSTEALQPVGEDDGTVGVSMSTVARRLSIISGFFAYLQARGDITANPVPRGLPTRRERSRAGQGVPLTRRTRRLPRILTPLEVDQLTAALRTHRDRAMVAAMVFGGLRRCEVLGLRLEDLRVAERRVFIADGKGGHQRLVPVSSRFFAALAAYLDTERPADADTDRVFVVLKGPTRGRALSVRGLDEVLAGAKRRAGLAHATCHELRHTCLTRLREAGMALEAVQAQAGHASIESTRIYLHLADDWLSAQYRKAAEVLDAQLYAGHQDTTGGSAR; encoded by the coding sequence GTGGCCCGGCTCGGGATGCCGCTGGTCGATGACTACCTGGAGTTCCTGGAGGGGCGGTGTCGGCCGAACACGGTGCTCGCTGCGGCCTATGACCTGCGGGTGTTCTTCGCGGTGGTGGCCAAGCCGGCCCACGAGGTCCGTGCTGGGGACGTGCTCGGTTTCATCACCGCTCAGCGCACTGGTCGCACCAGCACCGAGGCGCTGCAGCCGGTCGGTGAGGACGACGGCACGGTGGGGGTGTCGATGAGTACGGTGGCGCGGCGGTTGTCGATCATCTCGGGGTTCTTCGCCTATCTGCAGGCTCGTGGTGACATCACCGCGAACCCGGTGCCGCGCGGTCTGCCCACGCGGAGGGAACGCTCGCGTGCGGGGCAGGGGGTGCCGCTGACCCGGCGCACGCGTCGGTTGCCGCGCATCCTGACTCCCCTCGAGGTTGACCAGCTCACCGCCGCGCTGCGCACGCACCGCGACCGGGCGATGGTCGCGGCGATGGTGTTCGGTGGGCTGCGGCGCTGCGAGGTCCTGGGGCTGCGGCTGGAGGACCTGCGGGTCGCGGAACGGCGGGTGTTCATCGCCGACGGCAAGGGCGGCCACCAGCGGCTGGTGCCGGTCTCATCGCGCTTCTTCGCCGCCCTCGCGGCCTACCTGGACACCGAACGCCCAGCCGATGCGGACACCGACCGGGTCTTCGTGGTCCTCAAGGGGCCCACCCGCGGTCGCGCGTTGTCGGTACGCGGGCTGGACGAGGTGCTCGCCGGCGCGAAGCGGCGGGCAGGGTTGGCGCACGCGACCTGCCACGAGCTGCGCCACACCTGCCTGACCCGGCTCCGCGAGGCCGGGATGGCACTGGAGGCGGTCCAGGCCCAGGCCGGACACGCCTCGATCGAGTCCACCCGGATCTACCTGCACCTGGCCGATGACTGGCTCTCGGCGCAGTACCGCAAGGCCGCTGAGGTCCTCGACGCCCAGCTCTACGCCGGGCACCAGGACACCACCGGTGGGAGCGCCCGGTGA
- a CDS encoding KamA family radical SAM protein, with amino-acid sequence MSIETSIASLVEDATGQPYPYRRPELVEPDWTRFPGWRDVTAADWTSVQWQRSHCVKNVRQLRELMGDLLDERFYADLERDQAERATMSMLVPPQMLNTMVPFAEPAGPGSFTEAFYADPVRHYMLPVFSDRRTDWASHPHATRDSLHEHDMWATEGLTHRYPTKVLAELLPTCPQYCGHCTRMDLVGNSTPVIEKLKFAGKPNDRIGDMLDYLRRTPSVRDVVVSGGDVANMPWPRLEAFLTSVLEIENVRDIRLATKALVGLPQHWLQPEVVEGMSRVAGVARSRGVSLAIHTHANHAQSITPLVAEASRAMLDAGVRDVRNQGVLLNGVNADPHALLDLCFALLDGAQVMPYYFYMCDMIPFSEHWRVSVADAQRLQHHIMGYLPGFATPRIVCDVPFVGKRWVHQLADYDTERGISYWTKNYRTSIEADDAQALERTYEYYDPIHTLPEAGQRWWAEHGRLDESALKAAEVAEASRRTAALQAW; translated from the coding sequence ATGAGCATCGAGACCTCCATCGCATCCCTGGTCGAGGACGCCACCGGGCAGCCCTACCCCTACCGGCGTCCCGAGCTGGTCGAGCCCGACTGGACCCGCTTCCCGGGGTGGCGCGACGTCACCGCCGCCGACTGGACCTCGGTGCAGTGGCAGCGTTCGCACTGCGTCAAGAACGTGCGCCAGCTGCGCGAGCTGATGGGCGACCTGCTCGACGAGCGGTTCTACGCCGACCTCGAGCGCGACCAGGCCGAGCGGGCCACCATGTCGATGCTGGTGCCGCCGCAGATGCTCAACACGATGGTGCCCTTCGCCGAGCCCGCCGGGCCGGGCTCCTTCACCGAGGCCTTCTACGCCGACCCGGTGCGCCACTACATGCTGCCGGTCTTCTCCGACCGCCGCACCGACTGGGCCTCCCACCCGCACGCCACCCGCGACTCGCTGCACGAGCACGACATGTGGGCCACCGAGGGCCTGACCCACCGCTACCCCACCAAGGTGCTCGCCGAGCTGCTGCCGACCTGCCCGCAGTACTGCGGCCACTGCACGCGCATGGACCTGGTCGGCAACTCGACTCCGGTCATCGAGAAGCTCAAGTTCGCCGGCAAGCCCAACGACCGCATCGGCGACATGCTCGACTACCTGCGCCGCACCCCGTCGGTGCGCGACGTCGTGGTCTCCGGCGGCGACGTGGCCAACATGCCCTGGCCCCGCCTCGAGGCGTTCCTGACCTCGGTGCTGGAGATCGAGAACGTGCGCGACATCCGCCTGGCCACCAAGGCCCTGGTCGGCCTGCCGCAGCACTGGCTGCAGCCCGAGGTCGTCGAGGGGATGAGCCGGGTGGCCGGCGTGGCGCGCTCGCGCGGGGTCTCCCTGGCCATCCACACCCACGCCAACCACGCGCAGTCGATCACCCCGCTGGTCGCCGAGGCCTCGCGGGCGATGCTCGACGCGGGCGTGCGCGACGTGCGCAACCAGGGCGTGCTGCTCAACGGCGTCAACGCCGACCCGCACGCGCTGCTCGACCTGTGCTTCGCGCTGCTCGACGGCGCCCAGGTGATGCCCTACTACTTCTACATGTGCGACATGATCCCGTTCTCGGAGCACTGGCGGGTCTCGGTCGCCGACGCCCAGCGCCTGCAGCACCACATCATGGGCTACCTGCCGGGCTTCGCCACGCCGCGCATCGTCTGCGACGTGCCGTTCGTCGGCAAGCGCTGGGTGCACCAGCTGGCCGACTACGACACCGAGCGCGGCATCTCCTACTGGACCAAGAACTACCGCACCTCCATCGAGGCCGACGACGCGCAGGCGCTCGAGCGCACCTACGAGTACTACGACCCGATCCACACCCTGCCCGAGGCCGGGCAGCGCTGGTGGGCCGAGCACGGTCGGCTCGACGAGTCGGCGCTCAAGGCCGCCGAGGTCGCGGAGGCCTCGCGGCGTACCGCTGCGCTGCAGGCCTGGTAG